One part of the Gemmatimonadaceae bacterium genome encodes these proteins:
- a CDS encoding threonine/serine dehydratase, producing MLTIADIVAARERIAGRVHRTPTLSAERIGARVPGGVRLSLKCELLQKTGSFKVRGALNAVSLLTAAERGRGVVAVSAGNHAQALAWAARAAGVKCTVVMPSAASQAKLDATRGYGAEVVQYQWGSAMFDKARELAETHGYVFVHPFDDPRVVAGAGTVGLEILEDAPDVEAIVVPVGGGGLLAGIAVAVKETKPGVRVFGVEPVGAAALRRSLDAGVVTPIDAPQTIADGLAAPMTTELPLSVAQRYVDDVVLVTDAEIAEAMAVILSSAKLMAEPAGAAATAALLCGRLPMAPGARVVSVVSGGNVDLARLKELI from the coding sequence ATGCTCACCATTGCCGACATTGTTGCCGCCCGCGAACGGATCGCGGGACGCGTCCATCGCACGCCCACGCTGAGCGCCGAGCGCATCGGCGCGCGCGTGCCGGGGGGCGTGCGGCTGTCGCTCAAGTGCGAGCTCCTGCAGAAGACGGGGTCGTTCAAGGTGCGCGGAGCGCTGAACGCGGTGAGTCTGCTGACCGCGGCCGAGCGGGGGCGGGGCGTGGTGGCGGTGTCGGCCGGAAACCACGCGCAGGCGCTGGCGTGGGCGGCGCGGGCGGCGGGCGTCAAATGCACCGTGGTCATGCCGAGCGCGGCGTCGCAGGCCAAGCTCGACGCCACGCGCGGGTACGGCGCCGAGGTGGTGCAGTACCAGTGGGGCTCGGCGATGTTCGACAAGGCGCGCGAGTTGGCCGAAACGCACGGCTACGTGTTCGTGCATCCGTTCGATGACCCGCGGGTGGTGGCGGGCGCCGGCACCGTAGGGCTGGAGATTCTCGAAGACGCGCCCGACGTGGAAGCGATCGTGGTCCCGGTGGGTGGCGGCGGACTGCTGGCCGGCATCGCGGTGGCCGTCAAGGAGACCAAGCCCGGGGTGCGCGTGTTCGGCGTGGAGCCGGTGGGCGCGGCGGCGCTCCGGCGAAGCCTCGACGCCGGCGTGGTGACGCCGATCGACGCGCCGCAAACGATCGCCGACGGGTTGGCCGCGCCGATGACCACGGAGCTGCCGCTCTCGGTGGCGCAGCGCTACGTGGACGACGTGGTGCTGGTGACCGACGCCGAGATCGCGGAGGCGATGGCGGTGATCCTGTCCTCGGCCAAGCTGATGGCCGAACCGGCCGGGGCCGCCGCCACGGCGGCGCTGCTGTGTGGGCGGCTGCCGATGGCGCCGGGCGCGCGGGTGGTGAGCGTGGTGAGCGGAGGCAACGTGGACCTGGCGCGCCTCAAGGAACTGATCTAG